One region of Mesobacillus boroniphilus genomic DNA includes:
- a CDS encoding NAD(P)-dependent oxidoreductase has protein sequence MSKGNVSKISYEDLQVNFHEVHPGLTNQEAIEESNRCLYCYDAPCIQACPTGIDIPTFIKKIASGNLKGSAKTIMTANPIGASCSRVCPTEELCEGACVLNDSTKPIMIGNLQRYATDWAIKNDQVLFQAGEKNGKKVAVVGGGPAGLSAARELALLGYDVTIFEAEDKAGGLNTYGIVSFRLPQNISFWEVNQVESLDVKIRTNTRVGADISVEEIMDQHDIVILAVGMSKVPELGIDGEDLDGVYDAIEFVKATKTKPIDSQFLGKKAVVIGAGNTAIDGATCSVRLGSENVKILYRRTLEEMTAYDFEYEFAKQDGVEFRWLTAPVKIIGDENGKVKAIECVKMVLGEPGEDGRRRPVALEGSEFILEVDAVIKAIGQSRYVDLLEQFELEHSGGVVKINPQTYQTSNQKVFACGDVIFGKGQGEAMVVSAAQQGKDTAYAIHQLVSSTVPETA, from the coding sequence GTGAGCAAAGGTAATGTCTCGAAAATTTCTTATGAAGATTTGCAGGTGAATTTTCATGAAGTGCATCCAGGCCTGACGAATCAGGAAGCTATAGAGGAATCGAATCGCTGCTTGTATTGCTATGACGCTCCTTGCATCCAGGCCTGTCCGACGGGGATTGATATCCCGACCTTTATTAAAAAGATTGCTTCTGGTAATCTGAAGGGCTCGGCGAAAACGATCATGACCGCGAACCCGATTGGTGCAAGCTGTTCCCGTGTCTGTCCAACAGAGGAGCTATGTGAGGGGGCATGTGTGCTCAACGATTCGACAAAACCAATCATGATTGGAAACCTGCAGCGTTATGCGACGGACTGGGCAATCAAAAATGATCAGGTGCTATTCCAGGCTGGAGAGAAGAATGGAAAGAAGGTTGCGGTTGTTGGCGGCGGTCCTGCCGGATTGTCGGCTGCAAGGGAGCTTGCTTTACTTGGATATGACGTGACAATTTTTGAGGCGGAGGATAAAGCAGGAGGATTGAACACCTATGGGATTGTTTCTTTCAGGCTTCCGCAGAATATTTCCTTCTGGGAAGTAAATCAGGTTGAAAGCCTTGATGTCAAAATCCGTACGAATACAAGAGTAGGTGCCGATATTTCTGTTGAAGAAATCATGGACCAGCATGACATCGTCATTTTAGCTGTCGGAATGTCAAAAGTTCCTGAACTCGGGATCGATGGTGAAGACCTGGATGGAGTGTATGATGCGATTGAGTTCGTCAAGGCAACAAAAACGAAACCAATTGACAGTCAATTTTTAGGAAAAAAAGCCGTTGTAATTGGTGCTGGGAACACAGCGATCGATGGTGCGACTTGTTCGGTCCGACTTGGGTCGGAAAATGTGAAAATCCTTTACCGCCGTACGCTAGAAGAAATGACGGCATACGATTTTGAATATGAATTCGCCAAGCAGGATGGCGTGGAATTCCGCTGGCTTACTGCACCGGTGAAAATCATTGGCGATGAAAATGGAAAGGTCAAGGCGATTGAGTGCGTGAAGATGGTACTCGGTGAACCAGGTGAAGATGGCCGCAGGCGCCCGGTTGCCCTCGAAGGATCGGAGTTCATATTAGAAGTGGATGCGGTCATTAAAGCGATTGGCCAATCAAGATATGTCGATCTGCTCGAACAATTTGAATTGGAGCATAGCGGCGGTGTCGTCAAGATTAATCCGCAAACGTATCAAACCTCTAACCAAAAAGTGTTCGCCTGTGGTGATGTCATTTTTGGGAAAGGACAGGGTGAAGCCATGGTCGTTTCAGCAGCTCAGCAAGGAAAGGATACGGCTTACGCAATTCATCAGCTCGTATCGAGCACAGTTCCGGAAACAGCCTAA
- a CDS encoding DUF3934 domain-containing protein: MSKAKGKSGTGRGTGKKGWNRWQASANKAKSAKPYKSKGVKHRDASKDDISEK; the protein is encoded by the coding sequence TTGAGTAAAGCTAAGGGTAAGAGCGGAACGGGCAGAGGTACGGGTAAGAAAGGCTGGAATCGCTGGCAAGCAAGTGCGAATAAAGCAAAGAGTGCCAAACCGTATAAAAGTAAAGGTGTTAAACATCGGGATGCTTCAAAAGATGATATCTCTGAAAAATAA
- a CDS encoding NCS1 family transporter, protein MSKKDSYLKSPDLLPISHGDRKISAFGFAVIWVGMAVVLAAFAIGGSGIQSLPLGWVIVATLVGSVAIGIFMTIIGDIGVEHGLSFPVYMRAPFGTFGTHIPSLVRGITASCWFGINTYFGATAINGILNLLYGFDNWFICFVLFATVQLVNTALGIKAVERFADLAAPIIIIISSWMYVALSDKALAEGRDIWVWVESPVTGGAAFTAFMVVVMANMGFWATLAADMPSLSRFFKAPKNERNWLKRNKAQIAGSIVAMPLVNTFMVIIGAVSYVAVLNYDPVVGLQQAASGFILGVLLLMIVLAQWSTNTSANVIPAATIFSNVGGPKIPFWVGVIMAGVVGILVQPWSLFGIIIPALLVIGGILSAIVGILFTDYYILRKRRVNVQDLYEEHGQFRYMNGFNMAGLIAWVVGGAAAYLMPSYSFLVGFAVGGIAYYVLAKYWWFEKYKQAEIEDPSDEKYLGITVGRDWTIDEGVESAVVPEATNPINT, encoded by the coding sequence ATGAGTAAAAAAGATAGTTACTTAAAGTCGCCTGACTTATTGCCAATCTCCCATGGCGACAGGAAAATTAGTGCCTTTGGTTTTGCAGTTATCTGGGTTGGCATGGCAGTTGTTTTGGCTGCGTTTGCGATTGGCGGCTCCGGGATCCAAAGCTTGCCTCTAGGCTGGGTGATCGTGGCTACGCTAGTTGGTTCAGTGGCAATTGGCATTTTCATGACAATCATCGGGGATATCGGTGTTGAACACGGACTATCGTTTCCCGTCTATATGCGGGCACCATTTGGGACGTTCGGGACTCATATACCATCGCTGGTCCGCGGAATCACTGCTTCCTGCTGGTTTGGAATCAACACTTATTTCGGAGCAACAGCCATTAATGGAATCTTGAATTTATTGTATGGCTTTGATAACTGGTTCATCTGCTTCGTATTGTTCGCAACGGTACAGCTGGTGAATACTGCGCTCGGCATCAAGGCGGTTGAGCGTTTCGCCGACCTGGCAGCGCCAATCATCATCATTATTTCTTCCTGGATGTACGTTGCATTGTCAGATAAAGCACTGGCTGAAGGAAGAGATATTTGGGTATGGGTGGAAAGTCCGGTGACAGGAGGGGCCGCGTTTACAGCCTTCATGGTTGTAGTCATGGCCAATATGGGATTCTGGGCAACACTTGCTGCAGATATGCCATCATTATCGAGATTTTTCAAAGCGCCAAAAAATGAACGAAACTGGCTTAAGCGCAATAAAGCACAAATCGCCGGCAGTATCGTCGCAATGCCGCTTGTCAATACATTCATGGTTATCATCGGTGCCGTTTCTTATGTGGCCGTCCTGAATTATGATCCTGTTGTCGGTCTCCAGCAGGCGGCAAGCGGTTTTATTTTAGGCGTGCTATTGCTGATGATTGTGCTGGCGCAATGGTCAACCAATACTTCCGCCAATGTCATTCCTGCCGCAACGATTTTCTCCAATGTCGGCGGTCCAAAGATTCCTTTCTGGGTGGGGGTAATCATGGCCGGTGTTGTTGGGATCTTAGTCCAGCCATGGAGTCTTTTTGGCATTATCATTCCGGCCTTGCTAGTCATCGGCGGAATCTTGTCGGCAATCGTTGGGATCTTGTTCACGGATTATTACATCCTTCGTAAGAGGCGTGTAAATGTCCAGGATCTGTATGAGGAGCATGGACAATTCAGATACATGAATGGCTTCAACATGGCAGGATTGATTGCATGGGTTGTCGGCGGGGCTGCTGCTTATCTGATGCCATCCTACTCGTTCCTTGTTGGCTTTGCCGTTGGGGGAATTGCCTACTATGTACTGGCCAAATATTGGTGGTTTGAGAAATACAAGCAGGCTGAAATCGAGGATCCAAGTGATGAAAAATACCTCGGTATAACAGTGGGCCGTGATTGGACCATCGACGAAGGTGTTGAAAGCGCCGTAGTTCCCGAAGCGACGAATCCTATTAACACTTAA
- a CDS encoding DUF2975 domain-containing protein, with the protein MKRSSTLFLKVAVILIGLPVLALCLFLLPQIASEANEAAERGSDLAFVVYGILMVMYVAAVPFYFALYQSFTLLTYIDKNQAFSDLSVKALKKIKNSAIIISGLYVVAIPFVYILAEVDDAPGLILIGMGMIFAPLVIAVFAAVLQRLLQEAIDIKEENDLIV; encoded by the coding sequence ATGAAAAGAAGTTCAACACTCTTTTTAAAGGTAGCTGTTATTTTGATTGGCCTTCCGGTTCTGGCTTTGTGTTTGTTTTTATTGCCTCAGATCGCGTCTGAAGCGAATGAAGCAGCGGAAAGAGGGTCAGATTTGGCTTTTGTGGTATACGGCATATTAATGGTTATGTATGTTGCGGCGGTTCCATTTTACTTCGCACTGTATCAATCATTTACCCTTTTAACTTATATTGACAAGAACCAGGCATTCTCTGACTTATCTGTAAAAGCTTTAAAGAAAATCAAAAATAGTGCCATCATTATCAGCGGCTTGTATGTGGTTGCCATCCCATTCGTCTATATTTTAGCGGAGGTGGATGATGCACCGGGCCTCATCCTCATTGGAATGGGAATGATTTTTGCTCCATTGGTGATTGCTGTCTTCGCTGCAGTCCTACAGCGACTTTTACAAGAAGCCATCGATATTAAAGAAGAAAACGACTTAATAGTCTGA
- the hydA gene encoding dihydropyrimidinase yields the protein MKKVIKNGIIVTATDTFQADVLIEKGVISMIADNIDVQGAEVVDATGCYLFPGGVDPHTHFEMPFGGTVSKDDFETGSIAAAFGGTTTVIDFCLTEKGVPLQNAINTWHAKSKEKSVIDYGFHLMIGEINDAVLNQLPAVIDEEGITSFKVFMAYKNVLQADDETLFKTLLAAKDLGALVMVHAENGDVIEYLTKQALAEGNTDPIYHALTRPAEVEGEATERASTFTGLANSQLYVVHVSCADAARKIAEARNKGINVWGETCPQYLVLDQSYLEKPDFEGAKYVWSPPLREKWNQEVLWNALKTGQLQTVGSDQCSFDFKGQKELGRGDFSKIPNGGPIVEDRVSILFSEGVLKGRISLNQFVDVTSTRAAKLFGLYPKKGTISVGADADIVVFDPTVERTISAETHHMAVDYSAFEGMKVTGEPVSVLSRGEFVIRDKTFVGKPGAGQYLKRAKYGENQANLTKESLTL from the coding sequence ATGAAAAAAGTGATAAAGAATGGAATCATCGTGACCGCAACGGATACATTCCAGGCGGATGTGTTGATTGAAAAAGGTGTGATCAGCATGATTGCTGACAATATTGATGTCCAGGGGGCAGAGGTCGTTGATGCGACTGGATGCTATCTTTTCCCGGGCGGTGTTGACCCACATACTCATTTTGAGATGCCTTTTGGAGGAACGGTTTCGAAGGATGATTTTGAAACAGGATCGATTGCAGCAGCCTTTGGCGGGACGACAACTGTCATTGATTTTTGCTTGACTGAAAAAGGGGTCCCTTTGCAAAATGCCATCAATACCTGGCACGCAAAGTCGAAAGAGAAGTCGGTCATTGATTATGGCTTCCACTTGATGATTGGTGAAATCAATGACGCGGTCCTTAACCAGCTTCCTGCTGTCATTGATGAGGAGGGCATCACCTCATTCAAGGTTTTTATGGCGTATAAGAATGTGCTGCAGGCTGATGATGAAACGCTGTTTAAGACATTGCTGGCTGCTAAGGACCTGGGTGCCCTTGTCATGGTCCATGCAGAGAATGGCGATGTCATTGAGTATTTAACAAAGCAGGCACTGGCCGAGGGCAATACTGACCCGATTTACCATGCCCTAACGAGACCAGCTGAGGTGGAGGGAGAAGCAACTGAACGAGCCTCGACTTTCACTGGACTTGCGAACTCCCAGCTTTATGTCGTTCACGTATCATGCGCAGATGCAGCCAGAAAAATTGCAGAAGCGAGGAATAAGGGGATTAATGTGTGGGGTGAAACGTGCCCGCAGTATTTGGTCTTAGATCAGTCGTATCTGGAAAAGCCAGACTTTGAAGGCGCAAAGTATGTTTGGTCACCGCCGCTGCGTGAAAAGTGGAACCAGGAAGTTCTTTGGAACGCGTTAAAGACTGGCCAGCTGCAAACAGTCGGCTCTGATCAATGCTCGTTCGATTTCAAAGGTCAAAAGGAGCTGGGTCGTGGTGACTTCTCTAAGATCCCAAATGGAGGGCCAATTGTCGAAGACCGCGTATCGATTCTTTTCTCTGAGGGTGTGCTGAAGGGAAGAATTTCACTCAACCAATTTGTTGATGTCACCTCTACAAGGGCGGCAAAGCTGTTCGGCCTGTATCCAAAGAAAGGAACGATTTCTGTTGGAGCGGATGCTGACATCGTGGTATTTGATCCAACTGTGGAGAGGACAATTTCGGCTGAGACCCATCATATGGCAGTTGATTATAGTGCGTTTGAAGGAATGAAGGTCACGGGTGAGCCTGTATCGGTGCTATCTCGTGGAGAATTCGTCATTCGGGATAAAACCTTCGTTGGAAAGCCAGGTGCAGGCCAGTACCTGAAGCGCGCTAAATATGGAGAAAACCAAGCGAATCTTACGAAGGAATCTCTCACTCTATAA
- a CDS encoding nitrilase-related carbon-nitrogen hydrolase produces the protein MSDTVKIGLIQASNDVDGNEPVEVHKQKAIEKHLRLVREAKDKGAQIICLQEIFYGPYFCSEQNSKWYDAAEEIPNGPTTKLFQELAKELGVVIVLPIYEREGIATYYNTAAVIDADGSYLGKYRKQHIPHVGVGDQGCGFWEKYYFKPGNLGYPVFDTAFAKVGVYICYDRHFPEGARLLGLKGAEVVLNPSATVAGLSEYLWKLEQPAHAVANGYYVGAINRVGVEGPWNMGEFYGQSYLVDPRGNFVAMGSRDKDEVIIGEMNKKLIREVRDTWQFYRDRRPETYEEMTALLP, from the coding sequence ATGTCGGACACTGTAAAAATAGGACTCATCCAGGCTTCCAACGATGTGGATGGAAACGAACCGGTTGAGGTTCATAAGCAAAAGGCGATTGAAAAGCATCTTCGCCTGGTCAGGGAAGCTAAGGATAAAGGTGCGCAAATCATCTGTCTTCAAGAGATTTTCTATGGGCCATATTTCTGCTCAGAACAGAATTCAAAGTGGTATGACGCTGCGGAAGAGATTCCGAATGGACCGACGACTAAGCTGTTCCAGGAGCTGGCTAAGGAGTTGGGCGTTGTCATTGTACTGCCTATTTACGAGAGAGAAGGAATCGCTACCTACTATAATACTGCGGCGGTAATCGATGCGGACGGCTCGTATCTCGGAAAATACCGGAAGCAGCATATCCCGCATGTAGGGGTTGGCGACCAGGGCTGCGGCTTCTGGGAGAAATACTATTTCAAGCCTGGAAATCTTGGCTATCCGGTTTTCGACACGGCCTTCGCGAAGGTAGGAGTCTATATTTGCTACGACCGACATTTCCCTGAGGGTGCGAGATTACTAGGATTGAAGGGCGCCGAAGTGGTCTTGAATCCTTCTGCCACTGTTGCAGGTCTTTCTGAATACCTATGGAAGCTGGAGCAGCCTGCTCATGCGGTCGCGAATGGATATTATGTCGGCGCGATCAACCGTGTAGGTGTTGAAGGACCTTGGAATATGGGCGAGTTTTACGGACAGTCTTACCTTGTCGACCCGAGGGGCAACTTTGTCGCGATGGGAAGCCGGGACAAGGATGAAGTCATCATTGGAGAAATGAATAAGAAATTGATCAGGGAAGTACGTGATACATGGCAGTTCTACCGTGACCGCCGTCCGGAAACGTATGAGGAGATGACGGCACTTTTACCATAA
- a CDS encoding GNAT family N-acetyltransferase, with amino-acid sequence MKNPILLDIPSQLDTERLILRAPNRTGDGSIVNQAIRDSFSELKAWLPFAQKLPEVEETEINLRKAHINFLKRESFRFLIFKKETNEFIGSVSLQGIDWAIPKCEIGYWINTKFSGSGYMTEAVKALTNFGLNHLKFNRIEIRCESTNLKSRAIPEKLGFELEGVLRNDDLSADGSKLTDTCFYSIIL; translated from the coding sequence ATGAAAAACCCTATATTATTAGATATTCCATCCCAGTTAGATACAGAAAGATTAATACTACGTGCGCCAAATCGAACTGGTGACGGAAGTATTGTTAACCAGGCAATAAGAGATTCATTTAGTGAATTAAAAGCGTGGCTTCCATTTGCACAAAAGCTTCCCGAAGTTGAGGAAACCGAAATTAACCTGAGGAAAGCACATATTAACTTTTTAAAAAGAGAAAGCTTTCGATTTCTAATTTTTAAAAAAGAGACGAATGAATTCATTGGAAGTGTCAGCCTTCAAGGGATCGACTGGGCCATCCCAAAATGTGAAATTGGATATTGGATCAATACGAAGTTTAGCGGCAGTGGATATATGACTGAAGCGGTAAAGGCATTAACTAATTTCGGACTAAATCATCTAAAATTCAATAGAATTGAAATTAGATGTGAATCTACCAACCTGAAAAGTCGGGCAATCCCCGAAAAGCTTGGATTTGAATTAGAAGGTGTTTTACGAAATGATGATTTATCAGCAGATGGCAGCAAGCTGACTGATACTTGTTTCTATTCGATCATTTTATAA
- the preA gene encoding NAD-dependent dihydropyrimidine dehydrogenase subunit PreA, translating into MADLRINLAGIQSPNPFWLASAPPTNSGYQVQRAFEAGWGGAVWKTLGDPILNVSSRFAAVSFNGQRVAGFNNIELITDRPLEVNLKEIYETKKKFPNHAIIASLMVEPKQEKWHEIVKRVEDVGVDGLELNFGCPHGMAERGMGAASGQVPELVQKQTYWVKEVAKTPVIVKLTPNITDITVTAEAAVEGGADAISMINTINSLAAVDIHTWDTVPHVGGKGAHGGYCGPAVKPIALHMVGDCARNPRINVPISGIGGISNWENAVEFMLMGATGVQVCTAAMHHGFRIVEDMIEGLNNYLDEKGIASVSELVGKSVQKYSDWGDLDLNYKVVARINNETCINCNKCHIACEDTSHQCIDMLKDDNGTSYLKVREEDCVGCNLCSIVCPVDGAIDMVALKSELPPMTWNERQAALGVLACGVDPVTK; encoded by the coding sequence ATGGCAGATTTACGTATCAATTTGGCGGGAATCCAGTCACCGAATCCGTTTTGGTTAGCTTCTGCTCCTCCAACCAATTCGGGCTACCAGGTTCAGCGTGCCTTTGAAGCAGGGTGGGGCGGCGCTGTCTGGAAGACACTGGGAGATCCAATTCTGAACGTTTCTTCCCGCTTTGCGGCGGTTAGCTTCAACGGCCAGAGAGTGGCGGGCTTCAACAATATTGAATTGATCACCGACCGTCCACTTGAGGTTAATTTAAAAGAAATTTATGAAACGAAGAAGAAGTTTCCTAACCATGCGATCATCGCGTCTTTGATGGTCGAGCCTAAGCAGGAAAAATGGCATGAGATTGTGAAGCGAGTGGAGGATGTAGGTGTCGACGGGCTCGAACTGAACTTTGGCTGTCCGCACGGAATGGCGGAGCGGGGAATGGGTGCTGCATCCGGCCAGGTGCCTGAGCTTGTCCAGAAGCAGACTTACTGGGTAAAGGAAGTCGCCAAGACTCCGGTTATCGTTAAGCTAACACCAAATATCACGGATATCACGGTAACGGCTGAGGCAGCTGTCGAAGGTGGAGCCGACGCGATCAGCATGATCAACACGATCAACAGCCTAGCAGCAGTCGATATCCATACATGGGATACCGTTCCGCATGTTGGCGGTAAAGGAGCGCACGGCGGTTATTGCGGTCCAGCTGTAAAGCCGATCGCCCTTCATATGGTCGGAGATTGTGCTCGAAATCCACGGATCAATGTCCCTATTTCCGGAATCGGCGGTATTTCCAACTGGGAGAATGCGGTTGAATTTATGCTTATGGGTGCTACAGGAGTCCAGGTTTGTACCGCAGCGATGCACCATGGCTTCCGGATTGTGGAAGATATGATTGAAGGGTTGAACAATTATCTTGATGAAAAGGGAATTGCTTCTGTATCAGAGCTTGTAGGTAAGTCTGTCCAGAAATACTCTGACTGGGGTGACCTTGACCTGAACTACAAGGTCGTTGCACGAATCAATAATGAGACGTGTATTAACTGCAATAAGTGCCATATTGCCTGTGAGGATACCTCTCATCAGTGCATTGATATGCTCAAGGACGACAATGGAACCAGCTACCTAAAGGTGCGAGAAGAGGATTGTGTCGGCTGTAACCTCTGCTCGATCGTCTGCCCGGTTGATGGAGCGATCGACATGGTCGCGTTGAAGAGTGAGCTGCCGCCAATGACTTGGAATGAACGCCAGGCAGCACTTGGTGTGCTGGCTTGCGGAGTGGATCCGGTTACAAAGTGA
- a CDS encoding helix-turn-helix domain-containing protein, whose amino-acid sequence MAIIINIDVMLAKRKMSVTELSDRVGITMANLSILKNGKAKAIRLSTLEAICKALECQPGDILEYKSDEEY is encoded by the coding sequence ATGGCAATTATAATCAATATTGATGTGATGTTGGCAAAAAGGAAAATGAGTGTAACGGAACTTTCGGATAGAGTTGGAATCACAATGGCTAACCTTTCTATTTTGAAAAATGGAAAAGCCAAAGCAATCAGGCTGTCAACACTAGAGGCTATTTGCAAAGCATTAGAATGCCAGCCCGGGGATATTTTGGAGTATAAAAGTGATGAAGAATATTAA